GCCAGCGAGACGAAGAGAATCTTAATTGTTGAAGACGAAGAGGCGATCGCGAACGGGCTGCGCTTTAACTTCGAGGCTGAAGGATATGACCCGGTCGTGCTCGGGGACGGTCCGTCGACACTTGCGTATTTCGAGGAGAATTCGCATCAGGTCGACCTTGTTGTCCTCGACTTGATGTTGCCCGGAATGAGCGGATACGAAATCTGTCGGGAAATTCGGGACCGTGATCAATCGGTGCCAATTATTGTGCTCAGTGCGCGAAATCTCAGCGAAGACAAGATGCACGCGTTCGACTGTGGGACCGATCAGTACGTCACCAAACCGTTCGCATTGCCGGAATTGCTTAGCCGCGTGAGGAACCTGTTGCGCCGTCCTCGGGCGCAGTTGGTCGTGAAGCATGCAACGGAAATCGACGAGTTTCAGATTCGTGATGTGAGCATCAACTTCAAAACTTTCGAAGTGGTTTGCGGAGACGAAACCCACCAGTTGACGACGATGGAGCTTCAGCTTCTCCGATATTTTATTGAGCACGAAGGAGATGTGCTGTCGCGATCGAGGATCTTGCGGGACGTCTGGGAGCAGGGAGCGGAAGTGTCGTCGCGGACAATTGACAACTTTGTGCTTCGACTGAGGAAGTACATTGAATCTGATCCGGCAAATCCAAAGCACTTGCTCTCGGTGCGTGGAACAGGATACCGTTTTGTAGCTGACCCTTAACTCTCTCAGTTGACCTGCGAACAGCTTTCCTCATCGACGAGTTGTTCGAAATCATGGAGTCGACGTTGTGCCGACAGACATTGCCAGTCCGGTGCCGTTTCAAACGACTCGCTGGACGCTCGTTCGGTCGGCTGATCGTGGTGTCGAATCGGTCGAGTCGCGGGATGCACTGGCTGAGTTGTGTCAGATCTATTGGTTTCCACTCTATGCATTCGCACGACGGCGAGGAGCGCAGTCAGCGGATGCTCAGGAACAGGTGCAGGGATTTCTCTCAGAACTTTTGAGTGGCGTTCTGATTTCAAAAGCGGAGGCTGAGAAGGGCAAGTTTCGATCATTCCTGTTGAAATCGTTTCAGTACTTTCTCTCCAACGAACGACGCCGTGAGAACGCGGCGAAACGCGGCGGAGGAGCTGTTGTTTTCTCAATCGATGCTGCCGTCGGTGAGGAGCGGTATTCTCTCGAACCGGTTGAGAGAGTCACTCCCGAAGCTCTTTTTGAAAGACAATGGGCACTCACAATTCTCGAACAGGTGGTCGAACAGCTTCGGGAAGACTATCGCACCAAAGGCAAAGAACCTCTGTTCGAACGGCTTCTTCCGCATTTGACGCAAGAAGAGACAGCTCGACCGTATCAGCAGATTGCTGAATCACTTGTGATGAACGAAACTGCTGTCAAAGTTGCAGCATTTCGATTGCGAAAGCGATTTCGAGAGCTGTTGAGAGAGGTCATCGCTGACACCATCGAAGAGACCGGAGCTGACGCAATTGACGACGAACTCAGTTCGTTCGCCCGAAGTCTCAGTTCTTAAGCTGTTTCGGAAAACAGGTGCGAGTTCTCAAAAAGTTGTGTAACGATCGTCGACAAACTGCTGAGTACAGGGTGCATCCACATTCTGACTCAATGCGAGGTCGAAGATGAACGAGGAAAACAAACTCTGTCCAAAGTGCCAGTCACCGCTGGGCACCAGCGCGGTTTCTGGATTATGTCCTCGTTGTCTGTTGGATATCGGATTCGAAAGTCATCCCGCTACGGATTTTCAGAAGAGTCCGTATCAGCCGAAGTTTGTCGCACCCACACCGGAAGAGCTGACGCCCCATTTCCCCGAACTCGACATCTTGGAGATGATCGGGCACGGGGGAATGGGGGTTGTCTACAAAGCTCGTCAACGCAATCTCGATCGCATGGTCGCACTTAAGATATTGCGTCCCGACTTCGATCAAGACCCTTCATTCGCGGAACGGTTTCAGCGCGAAGCTCGTGCACTGGCTCATCTAGGTCATCCGAACATCGTCACCATCCATGACTTCGGTAGGAAAGATGATCTCTACTTTCTGATCATGGAGTACGTCGACGGAACGAATCTGCGGCAACTCGAACAAACCGCGCGACTCACTCCGGCCGAAGCACTCGCGATTGTTCCGAAGATCTGTGAAGCCCTTCAATTCGCTCATGAGCGAGGCGTTGTTCACCGTGACATTAAACCGGAAAACATCCTTCTAACACAGGATGGGAACGTCAAAATTGCGGACTTCGGGCTTGCGAAGCTCTCGGGAGTGCCGGATCAGTTTCCGCTTACTGGAACCTGGCAAGTGATGGGGACACCTCATTACATGGCTCCGGAGCAATTCGAGAAACCCGGGACTGTTGATCACCGAGCAGACATCTTCTCGTTGGGAGTGGTGATCTATGAAATGCTGACGGGACAGCTGCCGCTTGGACATTTTCGTCCTCCGTCGGAACATTCTCCAATGGATCACCGGCTCGATGGTGTTGTTCGACGTGCCCTTGATCGGGAACCCGAACAACGGTTTCAAAAAGCGAGTGAAGTGAAAACCGCTGTCGAAGCGATTTCCAGCACGCACTCTTCGGAACCGCAAACGAGTCGAGAATCACGAAGTCAACCGGTTGCTGAGCGAAAGGGATCCGTCTCAATGCTCGGCAAGGGCATGGTCGTAATCGGACTC
The sequence above is drawn from the Thalassoglobus sp. JC818 genome and encodes:
- a CDS encoding response regulator transcription factor → MGNELREFLDDRYAAMASETKRILIVEDEEAIANGLRFNFEAEGYDPVVLGDGPSTLAYFEENSHQVDLVVLDLMLPGMSGYEICREIRDRDQSVPIIVLSARNLSEDKMHAFDCGTDQYVTKPFALPELLSRVRNLLRRPRAQLVVKHATEIDEFQIRDVSINFKTFEVVCGDETHQLTTMELQLLRYFIEHEGDVLSRSRILRDVWEQGAEVSSRTIDNFVLRLRKYIESDPANPKHLLSVRGTGYRFVADP